Proteins encoded together in one Ralstonia insidiosa window:
- a CDS encoding efflux RND transporter permease subunit, which translates to MVAFFARALIQYRKLLLVLCLAMTVAMGLSATRLRLDPGFNKMIPLQHPYMQIFTKYASAFSGANTVLVSLRWKGDGDIYNRTFMDKLRHATDDVFFIQGVERPRVYSLFTPNVRYTEVTEDGFRGDVVLPGRFSGTPEELDQVRSNVARSGQIGRLVSNDLKSALIRAELSEVDPTTGKAIDYSRVAHELEAIRAKFSGQDVEVNIVGFAKLVGDVEEGITSVMIFFAIAFLITTLMLYFYTRSRKTTLLALVVAMLPVGWLLGLLPLLGYGIDPMSILVPFLIFSIGVSHAVQMTNAWRQEVVRGHDSVESARTAFSKLFVPGTVALLTNALGFMVIMQIKIDIVRELGITACLGVLLMIVTNKIFLPILLSYTHLEPKVIEAGKRQAQRGEAGASMWSGFGRLARRGPAIGVFVVSLVLLAVGAVQSRSLKVGDIGNGAPELRSTSRYNHDSEAIVSQYNIGVDVLTVMVEPKGFDDGCLHYPVMSAIERFEMHMRGVSGVQSVVSVASVGKVVIGAFNEGNPRWEALPRTSDGLSQGAKAFDPDNGLNTSNCQAIQVLIYTANHEGATIAHIVKEIKAFTAADQTPNVAFRLAGGNVGVMAATNEAVEEAEVTMLLAIFGAITLLCLLTFRSWRAVLCIIVPLTLVSILCNALMARLGIGLKVSTLPVITLGVGVGVDYGIYLYERLQHQLRETDQTLPQAFAESMRQRGTAALFTAVTMCIGVGTWAFAALKFQADMGILLAFMFLVNLFGAVLLLPALAAWLGVEQEEHARAARSSVSHGSGVPSGNVAAEPKAVKLNSEVA; encoded by the coding sequence ATGGTCGCCTTCTTTGCACGCGCGCTGATCCAGTACCGCAAGCTGCTGCTGGTGCTGTGCCTGGCCATGACCGTGGCGATGGGCCTGTCGGCCACGCGCCTGCGGCTCGACCCGGGCTTCAACAAGATGATCCCGCTGCAGCACCCATACATGCAGATCTTCACCAAGTACGCGAGCGCCTTCTCCGGCGCCAACACCGTACTGGTCAGCCTGCGCTGGAAGGGTGATGGCGACATCTACAACCGCACCTTCATGGACAAGCTGCGGCACGCCACCGATGACGTGTTCTTCATCCAGGGTGTGGAACGTCCGCGCGTGTATTCGCTGTTCACGCCCAACGTGCGCTACACCGAGGTGACTGAAGACGGCTTCCGGGGCGACGTGGTGCTGCCGGGCCGGTTCTCCGGCACGCCCGAAGAACTCGATCAGGTGCGCAGCAACGTGGCCCGCTCGGGCCAGATCGGCCGACTGGTCAGCAACGACTTGAAGTCGGCCCTGATCCGCGCCGAGCTGAGCGAAGTGGACCCGACCACCGGCAAGGCCATCGACTATTCACGCGTGGCACACGAGCTGGAAGCCATCCGCGCCAAGTTCTCGGGCCAGGACGTCGAGGTCAACATCGTCGGCTTTGCCAAACTGGTGGGCGATGTGGAAGAAGGCATCACCAGCGTGATGATCTTCTTCGCGATTGCGTTCCTGATCACCACGCTGATGCTGTATTTCTACACGCGCTCGCGCAAGACGACGCTGTTGGCACTGGTTGTGGCCATGCTGCCGGTGGGCTGGCTGCTCGGCTTGCTGCCGTTGCTGGGGTACGGCATCGACCCGATGTCGATCCTGGTGCCGTTCCTGATCTTCTCGATCGGCGTGTCGCATGCGGTGCAGATGACCAACGCCTGGCGCCAGGAAGTGGTGCGCGGACATGACTCCGTGGAGAGCGCGCGCACGGCGTTCAGCAAGCTCTTCGTGCCAGGCACGGTAGCGCTGCTGACCAATGCCCTGGGCTTCATGGTCATCATGCAGATCAAGATCGACATCGTGCGCGAACTGGGCATTACCGCCTGCCTGGGCGTGCTGCTGATGATCGTGACCAACAAGATCTTCCTGCCGATCCTGCTCTCGTACACGCACCTTGAACCGAAGGTGATCGAAGCCGGCAAGCGCCAGGCGCAGCGTGGCGAGGCCGGCGCGTCGATGTGGTCGGGGTTCGGCCGCCTGGCCCGCCGTGGCCCGGCGATCGGCGTGTTTGTCGTGTCGCTGGTGCTGCTGGCTGTTGGCGCGGTGCAGTCGCGCTCGCTCAAGGTGGGCGACATCGGCAACGGCGCCCCCGAGCTGCGCTCGACCTCCCGCTACAACCACGACAGCGAAGCCATCGTGAGCCAGTACAACATCGGCGTGGATGTGCTGACGGTGATGGTGGAGCCCAAGGGCTTTGACGACGGCTGCCTGCACTACCCGGTGATGAGCGCGATCGAACGCTTCGAGATGCACATGCGTGGCGTGTCGGGCGTGCAGTCGGTGGTGAGCGTGGCGTCGGTCGGCAAGGTGGTGATCGGGGCCTTCAATGAAGGCAACCCACGTTGGGAGGCCCTGCCGCGCACCAGCGACGGCCTGAGCCAGGGCGCCAAGGCGTTCGACCCGGACAACGGCTTGAACACCTCGAACTGCCAGGCGATCCAGGTGCTGATCTATACGGCCAACCACGAAGGCGCGACGATCGCGCACATCGTCAAGGAGATCAAGGCCTTCACCGCCGCAGACCAGACGCCGAACGTGGCCTTCCGCCTGGCCGGTGGCAACGTGGGCGTCATGGCGGCCACCAACGAAGCGGTGGAAGAGGCTGAAGTGACGATGCTGCTGGCGATCTTTGGCGCCATCACGCTGCTGTGCCTGCTGACCTTCCGCTCCTGGCGCGCCGTGCTGTGCATCATCGTGCCGCTGACGCTGGTGTCGATCCTGTGCAATGCATTGATGGCGCGCCTGGGCATCGGCCTGAAGGTGTCGACCCTGCCGGTCATCACGCTGGGCGTGGGGGTGGGCGTGGACTACGGCATCTACCTGTACGAGCGTCTCCAACACCAACTGCGTGAAACCGATCAGACGCTGCCGCAGGCCTTTGCCGAGTCCATGCGCCAGCGTGGAACGGCAGCTCTGTTCACCGCCGTGACGATGTGCATCGGCGTGGGCACCTGGGCATTTGCCGCGCTCAAGTTCCAGGCGGACATGGGCATCCTGCTGGCGTTCATGTTCCTGGTGAACCTGTTTGGCGCGGTGCTGTTGCTGCCGGCGCTGGCGGCGTGGCTCGGGGTGGAGCAGGAGGAGCACGCACGTGCTGCCCGGTCGTCTGTTTCGCATGGCAGTGGCGTGCCGTCGGGCAACGTTGCCGCAGAGCCGAAGGCCGTCAAGCTCAATTCAGAAGTGGCATGA
- a CDS encoding NADH:flavin oxidoreductase, with amino-acid sequence MSTRAFAAWQLAGLTLPNRFVKAATFEGRTQGGEPSESLVAFHAGIARGGTALTTVAYCAVAPDARTFPDQIVVNEATMPGLRRLAGSVHEAGGLVSAQLAHAGSFSRLKRPLGQRSRGPSVTINDYGLLAGEPIAGAMRPQDFDAVVAQYAATAVRLKTAGFDALEIHMGHGYLLSQFISPATNRRTDAYGGSLVNRMRLPLRVLEAVRAAVGDDMPLIAKLNLDDGLPGGVHVNNSIEACNMLGAGGINAVELSGGFVSRSPMYLFRGESPLPEMIRNEPSAIFRFFFRLAGPKLFPSMPFEPLYFLEQARRVRQAVDVPLIYLGGVSSGDDVRRVLDEEGFDAVALGRTLLHDAGFVERLRADARAASGCTHCNRCVGLLDAPGGIRCTLVQG; translated from the coding sequence ATGAGCACGCGCGCCTTCGCTGCGTGGCAACTGGCCGGCCTGACGCTGCCCAACCGGTTCGTCAAGGCGGCGACCTTCGAGGGCCGCACGCAGGGCGGTGAGCCGAGTGAATCGCTGGTGGCGTTTCATGCCGGCATCGCCCGGGGCGGCACCGCGCTGACCACGGTGGCGTATTGCGCCGTGGCGCCTGACGCGCGCACCTTCCCCGATCAGATTGTCGTGAACGAAGCCACCATGCCCGGCTTGCGGCGCCTGGCCGGCAGCGTGCATGAGGCCGGGGGACTGGTGTCGGCACAGCTGGCGCACGCCGGATCGTTTTCGCGCCTCAAGCGCCCGCTTGGGCAACGCTCACGCGGCCCCTCCGTCACGATAAACGACTACGGGCTGCTGGCGGGCGAGCCGATTGCCGGCGCGATGCGGCCACAGGATTTTGACGCGGTGGTGGCGCAGTACGCCGCCACTGCGGTGCGACTGAAGACCGCCGGTTTCGACGCGCTGGAAATCCACATGGGGCATGGCTACCTGCTGAGCCAGTTCATCAGCCCCGCGACCAATCGGCGTACCGACGCCTACGGCGGCAGCCTGGTCAATCGCATGCGCTTGCCATTGCGCGTGCTGGAGGCCGTGCGTGCAGCCGTTGGCGATGACATGCCGCTCATTGCCAAGCTCAATCTGGACGATGGGCTGCCTGGGGGCGTGCACGTCAACAACAGCATCGAGGCCTGCAACATGCTGGGCGCGGGCGGCATCAATGCCGTCGAGCTGAGCGGTGGTTTTGTCAGCCGCTCGCCGATGTACCTGTTCCGCGGCGAGAGCCCGTTGCCGGAAATGATCCGCAACGAACCCAGCGCGATCTTCCGCTTCTTCTTCCGCCTGGCCGGACCCAAGCTGTTTCCGTCGATGCCGTTCGAGCCGCTGTACTTCCTCGAACAGGCCCGCCGCGTGCGGCAAGCCGTGGATGTGCCGCTGATCTACCTCGGCGGGGTCAGCAGCGGCGACGACGTGCGGCGTGTGCTGGACGAAGAAGGGTTCGATGCCGTGGCATTGGGCCGGACGTTGCTGCATGACGCGGGCTTTGTCGAACGGCTGCGTGCCGACGCGCGCGCTGCCAGTGGCTGCACGCATTGCAACCGCTGTGTGGGCTTGCTGGACGCGCCGGGCGGGATTCGCTGCACGCTCGTGCAGGGGTAG
- a CDS encoding SDR family NAD(P)-dependent oxidoreductase produces MIDFKGKTVLVTGGGAGIGRAIVEAFSRAGARLAVVEVNPQRAADVRAWLNAADVDHVVVQADVTQGDQVAQLAKAVDERFGGLDVLINNVSDSLMIAKPFEAYTDSDIQRLYDVNLKQIFLVTRAMIPLLRHNGPGGSIISLSSIEGFRAIPNCSVYAACKAALSGLTKSLALELGPVGIRVNLIAPESTETAQLPLSVMIAPEHRAQMPQWIPLGRFGTPEDAAGAALFLASPLAGWVSGTTLHVDGGALAAGGWYRDARGVWTNMPVITGNGLNF; encoded by the coding sequence ATGATCGATTTCAAAGGCAAGACAGTGCTCGTGACAGGCGGCGGCGCAGGCATCGGGCGCGCCATCGTGGAGGCGTTTTCACGCGCGGGCGCACGCCTGGCGGTTGTGGAAGTCAACCCACAGCGCGCGGCCGACGTGCGCGCATGGCTCAATGCCGCCGATGTCGACCACGTGGTCGTGCAGGCCGACGTCACACAGGGCGATCAGGTTGCCCAGCTTGCAAAAGCAGTGGACGAGCGCTTCGGCGGCCTGGATGTGCTGATCAACAACGTGAGCGATTCGCTGATGATCGCCAAGCCGTTCGAGGCGTATACCGACAGCGATATCCAGCGCCTGTATGACGTCAACCTGAAGCAGATCTTCCTGGTCACCCGCGCCATGATTCCGCTGCTGCGGCACAACGGGCCGGGCGGCAGCATCATCAGCCTGTCGTCCATCGAGGGCTTCCGCGCCATTCCTAATTGCAGCGTGTATGCAGCCTGCAAAGCCGCCTTGAGCGGACTCACCAAGAGCCTGGCGCTCGAACTCGGGCCGGTGGGCATTCGCGTCAACCTGATCGCGCCGGAATCGACAGAGACGGCGCAATTGCCGCTGTCGGTCATGATCGCGCCGGAACACCGGGCGCAGATGCCGCAGTGGATTCCGCTCGGGCGCTTCGGCACGCCGGAAGACGCCGCCGGTGCCGCGCTGTTCCTGGCCAGCCCGCTGGCCGGTTGGGTCAGCGGCACCACGCTGCACGTGGACGGTGGTGCGCTGGCAGCCGGCGGCTGGTATCGCGATGCGCGCGGCGTGTGGACCAACATGCCGGTGATCACCGGTAACGGGCTCAATTTCTGA
- a CDS encoding Rieske 2Fe-2S domain-containing protein: MSTTGYRIEAKPLGDRFARGWHCLGLAADYRDGKPHTLNIFGRRLAAFADSTGQIRVVDSFCPHMGGDLSTGTVQGDELVCPFHGWKWGGDGACKEIPYCKRVPLKARIGSWTTSEQNHLLFIWHDPEGKAPPPEVAIPRIDACYSDEWHDWAIDKMVINTNCRELVDNISDMAHFDTVHGTKLDYFANLFEGHKATQLMIGCSKRLSGEDRLTALSTYFGPAYHITQMTGSAGGQPINSILLNCHVPIDQNSFELRYGVLVKRIPSLPEEQSQAIAQAYVQQAREAFYEDVSIWASKARIDNPVMCEADGPIYQAREWYGQFYVDADAVTPNSVARRVVELNPGGIEPSALHHVFEA, translated from the coding sequence ATGTCCACAACAGGCTATAGGATCGAAGCCAAGCCGCTCGGCGATCGCTTTGCACGCGGTTGGCATTGTCTGGGCCTGGCAGCCGACTATCGCGATGGCAAGCCGCACACGCTCAATATTTTCGGTCGCCGTCTGGCGGCCTTCGCAGATTCCACGGGCCAGATCCGCGTCGTGGATTCGTTCTGCCCGCATATGGGTGGCGACCTCAGCACGGGCACCGTGCAAGGCGACGAACTGGTCTGCCCGTTCCACGGCTGGAAATGGGGCGGCGATGGTGCCTGCAAGGAGATTCCCTACTGCAAGCGCGTGCCGCTGAAGGCCCGCATCGGCAGCTGGACGACCAGCGAGCAGAACCACCTGCTGTTCATCTGGCATGACCCGGAAGGCAAGGCGCCGCCGCCCGAGGTAGCCATTCCGCGCATCGATGCGTGCTACTCCGACGAGTGGCACGACTGGGCGATCGACAAGATGGTGATCAACACCAACTGCCGTGAGTTGGTGGACAACATCTCGGATATGGCCCACTTCGACACGGTGCACGGCACCAAGTTGGATTACTTCGCCAACCTGTTCGAAGGGCACAAGGCCACCCAGTTGATGATCGGCTGCAGCAAGCGGCTGTCGGGCGAAGACCGCCTGACTGCGCTGTCCACCTATTTCGGGCCGGCCTATCACATCACCCAGATGACCGGCAGCGCGGGTGGCCAGCCGATCAATTCGATTCTGCTGAACTGCCACGTGCCGATCGACCAGAACAGCTTCGAGCTGCGCTACGGCGTGCTGGTCAAGCGCATTCCCAGCCTGCCGGAAGAGCAGAGCCAAGCCATTGCGCAGGCCTACGTGCAGCAGGCGCGCGAGGCCTTCTACGAAGACGTGTCGATCTGGGCCAGCAAGGCCCGCATCGACAATCCGGTCATGTGCGAGGCGGACGGCCCGATCTATCAGGCGCGCGAGTGGTACGGCCAGTTCTACGTGGATGCGGATGCCGTGACGCCCAACAGCGTGGCGCGCCGCGTGGTCGAGCTCAATCCGGGCGGTATCGAGCCGAGCGCGCTGCATCACGTGTTTGAAGCCTAA
- a CDS encoding SDR family NAD(P)-dependent oxidoreductase, with translation MSSTNQPLVAVVTGASRGAGKGIALALGAAGATVYVTGRSQQEGDAALPGTIWATAEEIDKAGGKGIAVPCDHSNDRDVQTLFERVSREHGRLDILVNNATFLHDELTVRGGFWQKPLEMVDILNVGLRSGYVASWFAAPLMVKQRRGLIAFTSSFGSSCYMHGPAYGAQKVGVDKFAKDMAVDLRAHNVAAVSIWMGMLKTERSARSLAAAPDQYAAFAAMAETPEFTGKVIHALYRDPKLMDKSGQVLIGAEVAQEYGIQDADGKQPPSHREMLGSPAQAHPAIVD, from the coding sequence GTGTCTTCCACCAACCAGCCGCTCGTAGCGGTTGTCACAGGCGCCTCGCGTGGCGCTGGCAAGGGCATTGCCCTCGCGCTCGGCGCCGCTGGCGCCACCGTGTATGTCACCGGCCGTTCGCAGCAGGAAGGCGATGCCGCGCTGCCCGGCACCATCTGGGCAACCGCTGAGGAAATCGACAAGGCGGGCGGCAAGGGCATCGCCGTGCCGTGCGACCACAGCAACGATCGTGACGTCCAGACGCTGTTCGAGCGCGTGTCGCGCGAGCACGGCCGGTTGGACATCCTGGTCAACAACGCCACCTTCCTGCATGACGAACTGACCGTGCGCGGCGGGTTCTGGCAGAAGCCGCTCGAGATGGTCGACATCCTCAATGTCGGCCTGCGCTCGGGTTACGTGGCCAGCTGGTTTGCCGCGCCGTTGATGGTCAAGCAACGCCGTGGGCTGATCGCCTTCACCTCGTCGTTCGGTTCGAGCTGCTACATGCACGGGCCGGCATACGGCGCACAGAAGGTGGGCGTCGACAAGTTCGCCAAGGACATGGCCGTGGACCTGCGCGCCCACAACGTCGCAGCCGTGTCGATCTGGATGGGCATGCTCAAGACCGAGCGCAGCGCGCGTTCACTGGCAGCCGCCCCGGATCAGTACGCCGCATTTGCCGCGATGGCGGAGACGCCGGAGTTCACTGGCAAGGTCATTCACGCGCTGTATCGCGATCCGAAGCTCATGGACAAGTCGGGCCAGGTGCTGATCGGCGCAGAAGTCGCTCAGGAATACGGTATCCAGGATGCCGACGGCAAACAGCCGCCGTCCCACCGCGAGATGCTGGGCAGCCCGGCCCAGGCGCATCCGGCCATCGTTGATTGA
- a CDS encoding FAD-dependent oxidoreductase codes for MSAEFSVTRPHRLSDVARWDLETDVIVVGFGAAGACAAIEAAQAGAAVTLFEVASGSGGTSALSGGEIYMGGSGGTPAQRQAGFTDDTEDLYRYLLMAGGPDADEAKVRLYADNSRAHYDWLVEQGVVYKNTFVPERIMEPETDDCLIWSGSEEAWPFVESAKPAPRGHTPQFVGWGGGRMLMDVLAARVDKLGVHVRYDSRVLALIADDAGAVHGVVVRTDGRVQYARARRGVVLCAGGFAMNRDMVRRHAPKLLRASEPIGSPGDDGSGILMGMSVGGAAIHMDEGFTTLPFYAPESLIKGIFINERGQRFINEDCYHGRTAHHILQQAGDRIYLLVDNATYQPPPEFARIGIAAAGETWEEVEHDLGMTPGTLTATVAVYNRHASEGTDPLFHKGAKWLQPLIEPPFVALDCRIDYAFYSYFTMGGLDTLPTGQVVTEKRVPIPGLYAAGRTACGLPRWGGGYSSGMSLADSTFFGRQAGRHVAGSRSNS; via the coding sequence ATGTCTGCTGAATTTTCTGTCACGCGTCCACACCGCTTGTCGGACGTTGCACGTTGGGACCTCGAAACGGATGTCATCGTGGTCGGCTTTGGGGCCGCGGGTGCCTGCGCCGCCATTGAGGCCGCACAGGCCGGCGCTGCCGTCACGCTGTTTGAGGTGGCTTCCGGCAGCGGCGGCACCAGCGCCTTGTCGGGCGGCGAAATCTACATGGGTGGCAGCGGCGGCACGCCTGCCCAGCGGCAAGCCGGCTTTACCGATGACACGGAAGACCTGTACCGCTATCTGCTGATGGCGGGCGGGCCCGATGCGGACGAGGCCAAGGTCCGTCTCTATGCCGACAACAGCCGTGCCCACTACGATTGGCTGGTCGAGCAGGGCGTGGTCTACAAGAACACCTTTGTGCCCGAGCGGATCATGGAGCCCGAGACGGACGACTGTCTGATCTGGTCGGGCAGCGAAGAGGCGTGGCCGTTTGTCGAAAGCGCAAAGCCGGCTCCCCGCGGTCACACGCCGCAATTCGTCGGCTGGGGCGGCGGGCGCATGCTGATGGACGTGCTGGCCGCGCGTGTCGACAAGCTGGGCGTGCACGTGCGCTACGACAGCCGCGTGCTGGCCCTAATTGCCGATGATGCCGGCGCTGTGCACGGCGTGGTCGTCCGCACCGATGGCCGCGTGCAGTACGCGCGTGCGCGCCGGGGTGTCGTGCTCTGCGCCGGCGGGTTCGCGATGAACCGCGACATGGTGCGGCGCCATGCCCCCAAGCTGCTGCGCGCCAGCGAGCCGATTGGCAGCCCAGGCGATGACGGCTCGGGCATCCTGATGGGCATGAGCGTGGGCGGCGCCGCGATCCACATGGACGAGGGGTTCACCACCCTGCCGTTCTACGCGCCCGAGTCGCTCATCAAAGGCATTTTCATCAATGAACGCGGCCAGCGTTTCATCAATGAGGACTGCTACCATGGCCGTACCGCGCACCACATCCTGCAGCAAGCCGGCGACCGCATCTACCTGTTGGTCGATAACGCGACTTACCAGCCGCCTCCCGAGTTCGCACGCATCGGCATTGCCGCAGCGGGTGAGACGTGGGAGGAAGTCGAGCATGACCTGGGCATGACGCCAGGCACGCTCACTGCCACGGTGGCGGTCTATAACCGTCATGCGAGCGAAGGTACCGATCCACTGTTCCATAAGGGGGCCAAGTGGCTCCAGCCGCTGATCGAACCCCCGTTCGTTGCACTGGATTGCCGCATCGACTACGCGTTCTATTCGTACTTCACGATGGGCGGGCTCGATACGTTGCCCACGGGGCAGGTGGTGACGGAAAAGCGCGTGCCCATTCCCGGCTTGTATGCCGCTGGGCGCACCGCGTGCGGGCTGCCGCGCTGGGGCGGTGGATACAGCTCGGGCATGTCCCTGGCGGATTCCACCTTCTTCGGTCGGCAAGCGGGGCGGCACGTTGCCGGTTCGCGTTCCAACTCCTAA
- a CDS encoding SDR family NAD(P)-dependent oxidoreductase, translating to MKEFNDKVVLITGGSTGIGRAAATAFARDGAKLVLADVNAEVGEAFAAELRKAGSDALFVRTDVSRAEDCEAMVARALETFGRLDVAFNNAGISDAPQTATPEYSLDLWEKIIGINLSGVFYCMRYEIPALLKSGGGAIINTSSVAGQIAFPGTAGYTASKHGVVGLTKVVAAEYGARGIRCNALAPGMIETPMTKAALDSDMARAAMLQGIPAKRFGKAEEMADVVVWLGSSRASYVNGAYIAADGGYLIQ from the coding sequence ATGAAAGAATTCAACGACAAGGTAGTGCTCATCACGGGCGGGTCGACCGGCATCGGCCGCGCGGCTGCGACGGCTTTCGCCCGCGACGGCGCCAAGCTAGTGCTGGCCGATGTGAATGCCGAAGTGGGGGAAGCCTTTGCCGCCGAACTGCGCAAGGCCGGCAGCGATGCCCTGTTCGTGCGCACCGATGTGTCGCGCGCGGAAGACTGCGAGGCCATGGTGGCCCGCGCCCTGGAAACGTTCGGGCGGCTGGATGTGGCGTTCAACAACGCGGGCATTTCGGATGCACCGCAAACGGCCACGCCCGAGTATTCGCTCGATCTGTGGGAGAAGATCATCGGCATCAACCTGTCGGGCGTCTTCTACTGCATGCGCTACGAAATTCCGGCGCTGCTCAAGTCGGGCGGCGGCGCGATCATCAACACGTCGTCGGTGGCGGGGCAGATCGCATTCCCCGGCACGGCGGGCTACACGGCCAGCAAGCACGGTGTGGTGGGCCTGACCAAGGTGGTGGCCGCGGAATACGGCGCACGCGGCATCCGCTGCAACGCGCTGGCGCCGGGCATGATCGAAACGCCCATGACCAAAGCCGCGCTGGACTCCGACATGGCCCGCGCCGCGATGCTCCAGGGCATCCCGGCCAAGCGCTTCGGCAAGGCCGAGGAAATGGCCGACGTGGTCGTCTGGCTGGGCTCGTCGCGTGCCAGCTATGTCAACGGTGCCTATATCGCGGCCGACGGCGGTTACCTGATCCAGTAG
- a CDS encoding SDR family NAD(P)-dependent oxidoreductase: MTRLKGKVALITGAGQGVGQGIAYALAAEGARIAVVGRTAGKLDETCAEIRRRGGEAQPFVADVMVKDDIERCVAQVAEHFGGINVLVNNAQVVPLGRLLDVTDEAFMQGIDSGPLATMRLMRACYPHLRGDGAVVNCVSSAAVRWDASGYGHYAAVKEAIRSLTRAAACEWGVDGIRVNAIAPHAMSPGMAGWVAERPDEAAAFFKTIPLQRVGDCEKDIGRAVAMIVSADAGYLTGATIPLDGGQAYWG; the protein is encoded by the coding sequence ATGACCCGGCTGAAAGGGAAAGTAGCATTGATTACCGGCGCCGGCCAAGGCGTGGGCCAAGGCATTGCCTATGCCCTGGCCGCCGAGGGCGCGCGCATTGCCGTGGTGGGGCGTACGGCAGGCAAGCTCGACGAGACGTGTGCCGAGATTCGTCGCCGTGGCGGCGAAGCGCAGCCCTTCGTGGCTGACGTGATGGTGAAAGACGACATCGAGCGCTGCGTCGCGCAGGTGGCGGAGCACTTCGGCGGCATCAACGTGCTCGTCAACAACGCGCAGGTGGTGCCGCTCGGGCGCCTGCTCGATGTGACGGACGAGGCGTTCATGCAGGGCATCGACTCGGGGCCGCTTGCCACGATGCGTTTGATGCGCGCGTGCTATCCGCACCTGCGCGGCGATGGTGCGGTGGTGAACTGTGTCTCGTCCGCAGCCGTGCGTTGGGACGCCTCGGGCTATGGCCACTACGCGGCGGTCAAGGAGGCGATCCGTTCGCTCACGCGCGCTGCAGCGTGCGAGTGGGGTGTGGATGGCATCCGCGTCAACGCCATTGCACCGCACGCCATGTCGCCAGGCATGGCCGGGTGGGTTGCCGAGCGGCCGGATGAGGCGGCCGCCTTCTTCAAGACCATTCCGCTGCAGCGCGTGGGCGACTGCGAGAAAGACATCGGCCGCGCCGTCGCCATGATTGTCAGCGCCGACGCGGGCTACCTGACCGGCGCGACGATCCCGCTCGATGGCGGCCAGGCGTATTGGGGATAA
- a CDS encoding glucose 1-dehydrogenase: MNRLLNKVAIVTGGARGMGAQTCRLFVQEGARVVITDVLEAEGEALARELGDAARFRKLDVSDESQWASLVAETVEDFGRVDVLVNNAAVLAFGSITELSKAAFERVVAINLVGTFLGIRAVAPFMKQQGAGSIVNISSVDGLRGVNALAAYVSSKWGVRGLTKAAALELGHHGVRVNSIHPGGVNTVMSNPTGAPLEEVNQGYRHVPAQRVGDPDEVARATLFLASDEASYCHGSELAVDGGMAAGSYYPGLPGSPI, from the coding sequence ATGAATCGATTGCTCAACAAGGTCGCGATCGTGACCGGCGGCGCCCGCGGCATGGGCGCGCAGACGTGCCGGCTGTTCGTGCAGGAAGGTGCGCGCGTCGTCATCACGGATGTGCTGGAAGCCGAAGGCGAAGCGCTGGCGCGTGAGCTTGGGGATGCCGCGCGCTTTCGCAAGCTGGATGTGAGTGATGAATCCCAATGGGCCAGCCTGGTGGCGGAAACCGTGGAGGACTTCGGCCGCGTCGACGTGCTGGTGAACAACGCTGCGGTGCTGGCGTTCGGCAGCATCACCGAACTGTCGAAAGCCGCGTTCGAGCGTGTGGTCGCCATCAACTTGGTCGGCACGTTCCTCGGTATCCGCGCGGTGGCGCCGTTCATGAAGCAGCAGGGGGCCGGCTCCATCGTCAACATTTCGTCGGTGGACGGCTTGCGTGGCGTCAATGCGTTGGCCGCCTATGTGTCGAGCAAGTGGGGCGTGCGCGGGCTGACCAAGGCGGCGGCGCTGGAGCTGGGCCATCACGGTGTGCGGGTCAACTCGATTCACCCGGGTGGCGTGAATACGGTGATGTCCAACCCGACCGGCGCGCCGCTGGAGGAAGTCAACCAGGGCTACCGCCATGTGCCGGCGCAACGTGTCGGCGATCCTGACGAAGTCGCGCGTGCGACGCTGTTCCTCGCCAGCGACGAGGCCTCGTACTGTCACGGCAGCGAGCTGGCTGTGGATGGCGGCATGGCTGCAGGCAGCTACTACCCGGGCTTGCCCGGTTCGCCAATCTGA